A segment of the Streptomyces sp. NBC_00376 genome:
CTCGGCGGCGTGCTCGTCGAGCACGTCAACTGGCAGTCCGTCTTCTTCATCAATGTGCCGGTCGGGGTGCTCGCGCTGGTGCTGGGCCTGGTGATCCTCAAGGACCACCGCGCCCAGAACGCGCCGCGCTCCTTCGACATCGGCGGCATCGTGCTGCTGTCGCAGGCGATGTTCTGCCTGATCTGGGCGCTCATCAAGGGCTCCGAGTGGGGCTGGGGCGACTACAAGACGCTCGGCTTCCTGGGCGCCGCCGTGGCCCTGTTCGTGGTCTTCGCGCTCTCCCAGAAGAACGTCAGGGAACCGCTGATCCCGCTCGCCATGTTCAAGTCCGTGCCGCTGTCCGCGGGCGCGGTCCTGATGGTGCTGATGGCCTTCGCGTTCATGGGCGGGCTGTTCTTCGTCACCTTCTACCTCCAGAACGTGCACGGTCTGAGCCCGGTCGACAGCGGCCTGCACCTGCTGCCGCTGACCGGCATGATGATCGTCGCCTCGCCGCTCGCCGGCGCCATGATCACCAAGTTCGGCCCGCGGGTCCCGCTGGTCGGCGGCATGGTGTGCACGGCGGTCGCCATGTTCGGCATGTCCCAGCTGGAGATCGGCACCGGCACCCTGACCATGTCGATCTGGTTCGGTCTGCTCGGCCTCGGCCTCGCCCCGGTGATGGTCGGCGCCACCGAGGTCATCGTCGGCAACGCCCCGATGGAGCTCTCCGGCGTCGCGGGCGGCCTCCAGCAGGCCGCCATGCAGGTCGGCGGCAGCCTCGGTACGGCGGTGCTCGGCGCCGTCATGGCCTCCCAGGTCGACTCCAAGCTGGCCGACAACTGGAAGGCGGCCCAGCTCCCGCCGCTGAGCCCGGAGCAGCTGGACAAGGCGTCCTCGGCCGTCGAGGTCGGCATCCCGCCGGTGGACGGGAAGGTTCCGCCGGAGATCGCAGGGAAGATCGCGGGCGTCGCCCATGACACCTTCGTGTCAGGGATGAGCACGGCGTTCATGGTCGCCGGCATCGTCGCGGTGGTCGCCGCGCTGGTCGCCACGCTCACCAAGCGCGGTGCGAACGCCGAGGCGGGCGCGGGCGTCGGTCACATCTGACCGGACGTCACGACGCCGCCGCGGGTCCGCGCCCACGCGTCAACACAGTGCGAACGACAGCCCCGCCGGACCCTTCCGGCGGGGCTGTCGCCTATCAGGGTGGTGTGCCCCCGCACCCCCTTCCCCGGGCGCTTCCGCGCAGGTCAGGGTGCATGCAACCGATCCGCAGATCTGATCCGTGCATCTGTTCCGCGCATCAGGTCCGCACCACTGATGCACAACCACTGATCCGACATCTGATCCGCACGACCGATTCGCACCACCACGGGGGATGATTTCCATGCGTACGACCGTTCGTCTTGCCACCACCCTGGCCGCCGCTTCCCTGGCCGCCACCGCCCTGATCCCGCAGACCGGCGCCCACTCCGCGCCCGTCGCGCTCGGGTCCTGCGCCGCCGGTCAGCTCTGCCTCTGGGACGAGCCGGAGTTCACCGGCACCCGCCGGACCCACGAGCTGTCCACGACCGACATCGAGAGCTGCGTCCCGCTGCCGAAGGGCAGCAGGGTCCAGGCGCTCGCCAACCGCACCGGCCGCCCCGTCACCACGTACCAGTCGGCGGAATGCGCCGAGACCGGCGAGTTCGAGACCTACCCGGGCGGCGGCACCTGGGT
Coding sequences within it:
- a CDS encoding peptidase inhibitor family I36 protein, which codes for MRTTVRLATTLAAASLAATALIPQTGAHSAPVALGSCAAGQLCLWDEPEFTGTRRTHELSTTDIESCVPLPKGSRVQALANRTGRPVTTYQSAECAETGEFETYPGGGTWVPRSPYQVRAFKIWEN
- a CDS encoding MFS transporter; the protein is MTSQTTVDKASREPQETAAPAPAKGLRGHPWLTLFSVAIGVMMVALDGTIVAIANPAIQQDLNASLADVQWITNGYMLALAVSLITAGKLGDRFGHRQTFLIGVVGFAAASGAIGLSDSVALVIVFRVLQGLFGALLMPAALGLLRATFPAEKLNMAIGIWGMVIGASTAGGPILGGVLVEHVNWQSVFFINVPVGVLALVLGLVILKDHRAQNAPRSFDIGGIVLLSQAMFCLIWALIKGSEWGWGDYKTLGFLGAAVALFVVFALSQKNVREPLIPLAMFKSVPLSAGAVLMVLMAFAFMGGLFFVTFYLQNVHGLSPVDSGLHLLPLTGMMIVASPLAGAMITKFGPRVPLVGGMVCTAVAMFGMSQLEIGTGTLTMSIWFGLLGLGLAPVMVGATEVIVGNAPMELSGVAGGLQQAAMQVGGSLGTAVLGAVMASQVDSKLADNWKAAQLPPLSPEQLDKASSAVEVGIPPVDGKVPPEIAGKIAGVAHDTFVSGMSTAFMVAGIVAVVAALVATLTKRGANAEAGAGVGHI